CAAAATAATACCGGAAAGATGAACTCAGTATCTGTTGAACATATAGAAATTACCCCAGGTATATGTGGAGGAAAACCACGCATAGCAGGACATCGCATCAAAGTTCAAGATGTAGTCATTTGGCATGAGCATCTGGGAATGTCTGCGGATGAGATTATTTATCACTATCCTAGCATTACTTTAGCTGATGTTTATGCTGCTTTGGCTTATTATTACGACCATTTAGAAGAAATCAGACAACAAATACAAGAAACTAGAGAATTTGCCAAAGAGTTAGAGACTTTTAATCCCTCTATTCTTCAACAAAAATTAAAACAAAAAAATGTCAACTTGGATTAAATTTCATCTAGATGAAAATGTCAGTAACGCTATCGCTTTAGGGTTGAGGCGGCGCTTGATTGATGTGA
This genomic window from Gloeocapsa sp. PCC 73106 contains:
- a CDS encoding DUF433 domain-containing protein, whose amino-acid sequence is MNSVSVEHIEITPGICGGKPRIAGHRIKVQDVVIWHEHLGMSADEIIYHYPSITLADVYAALAYYYDHLEEIRQQIQETREFAKELETFNPSILQQKLKQKNVNLD